In Gemmatimonadota bacterium, the DNA window TTCACGCTGCTACGTTGATCCTGACCTCCTCGTACGGCTCCCCCTCGACGGCGGCGAGCGCATCGGCGCGGTTCATGTCCAGCGCCTCCTGGAGCGCCGAGCGGAGATTGTGCAGGAGTTCATCCCGCGTTTCGCCCTGAGAATTGACGCCCGGGATCTCTTCAATCCAGCCAATC includes these proteins:
- a CDS encoding type II toxin-antitoxin system HicB family antitoxin yields the protein MATNYTAVVRQRGKWWIGWIEEIPGVNSQGETRDELLHNLRSALQEALDMNRADALAAVEGEPYEEVRINVAA